One genomic region from Cellulomonas fengjieae encodes:
- a CDS encoding adenylyltransferase/cytidyltransferase family protein has product MHREREGGVVGYVPGGFDMLHIGHLNVLRAARARCDRLVVGVAVDDSLLAMKGRLPVIPHHERMELVASLRFVDDVVSDFSQDKRVAWHAHPFDVLFKGDDWKGTPKGERLEAEMAELGALVVYLPYTASTSSTMLRQFLTVGVAVEGVA; this is encoded by the coding sequence ATGCACCGCGAGCGCGAGGGTGGCGTCGTCGGCTACGTGCCGGGCGGCTTCGACATGCTGCACATCGGTCACCTCAACGTGCTGCGCGCGGCTCGGGCGCGGTGCGACCGCCTGGTGGTCGGCGTGGCCGTCGACGACTCGCTGCTGGCGATGAAGGGCCGGCTCCCGGTCATCCCGCATCATGAGCGCATGGAGCTCGTCGCCAGCCTCAGGTTCGTCGACGACGTGGTGTCCGACTTCTCCCAGGACAAGCGGGTCGCCTGGCACGCCCACCCCTTCGACGTCCTCTTCAAGGGCGACGACTGGAAGGGCACGCCCAAGGGAGAGCGGCTGGAGGCCGAGATGGCCGAGCTCGGGGCGCTGGTCGTCTACCTCCCGTACACGGCGTCGACCTCGTCGACCATGCTGCGCCAGTTCCTCACCGTGGGCGTGGCCGTGGAGGGTGTCGCCTGA
- a CDS encoding DUF1972 domain-containing protein: MPLSVAMVGTRGVPARYGGFETAVEEIGTRLAARGHAVRVYCRTGNSETTEVYRGMELVTLPALRQRSLETLSHTGLSALHLLTHRTDVAMVFNAANAPWLPVLRAARVPVATHVDGLEWKRAKWGPTGRRYYRAAETASVRMSDALIADAQGISDYYSAEYGVPTTLISYGAPVLTDPVSDRLPELGLERHGFHLVVARFEPENHVDRIVEGFVASDAALPLVVVGSAPYSDAYTARIRALAAGDPRVRLVGGVWDQDLLDQLYGNALTYLHGHSVGGTNPSLLRAIGAGAATIAYDVDFNREVLRADGEYFRTPADVAAAVVRAERDTDGELARGKRLQGRAGEYDWDEVADGYERLAYALHSRSTPGPRRTARRGTRPSGAAR; the protein is encoded by the coding sequence ATGCCCCTGTCGGTCGCCATGGTGGGAACCCGCGGGGTCCCGGCGCGGTACGGGGGCTTCGAGACGGCGGTCGAGGAGATCGGCACCCGGCTCGCCGCCCGGGGGCACGCCGTGCGGGTGTACTGCCGCACGGGGAACTCGGAGACCACCGAGGTGTACCGCGGCATGGAGCTGGTCACGCTGCCCGCACTGCGGCAGCGCTCGCTGGAGACGCTGAGCCACACCGGGCTGTCGGCCCTGCACCTGCTGACGCACCGGACCGACGTGGCGATGGTCTTCAACGCGGCGAACGCCCCGTGGCTGCCGGTCCTGCGCGCGGCGCGCGTCCCGGTGGCCACGCACGTCGACGGCCTGGAGTGGAAGCGCGCGAAGTGGGGACCGACGGGTCGCCGGTACTACCGGGCGGCGGAGACGGCGTCGGTGCGGATGTCGGACGCCCTGATCGCCGACGCGCAGGGCATCAGCGACTACTACAGCGCCGAGTACGGCGTCCCCACGACCCTGATCAGCTACGGGGCACCGGTCCTGACGGACCCGGTGAGCGACCGGCTCCCCGAGCTCGGCCTCGAGCGGCACGGGTTCCACCTCGTGGTCGCCCGGTTCGAGCCGGAGAACCACGTGGACCGCATCGTCGAGGGGTTCGTCGCGAGCGACGCCGCGCTGCCGCTCGTCGTCGTGGGCTCCGCGCCGTACTCCGACGCGTACACGGCGCGCATCCGGGCGCTCGCGGCCGGCGACCCGCGGGTGCGGCTGGTGGGCGGAGTCTGGGACCAGGACCTGCTCGACCAGCTCTACGGCAACGCCCTGACGTACCTGCACGGGCACTCCGTCGGCGGGACCAACCCGTCGCTCCTGCGGGCCATCGGCGCGGGTGCGGCCACGATCGCCTACGACGTGGACTTCAACCGCGAGGTGCTGCGGGCCGACGGGGAGTACTTCCGGACGCCCGCCGACGTCGCCGCGGCCGTGGTCCGCGCCGAGCGCGACACCGACGGCGAGCTGGCCCGGGGCAAACGGCTGCAGGGGCGGGCCGGCGAGTACGACTGGGACGAGGTCGCCGACGGGTACGAGCGCCTGGCCTACGCGCTGCACTCCCGATCCACCCCCGGGCCGCGCCGGACGGCGCGCCGGGGCACCCGACCCTCTGGAGCAGCGCGATGA
- a CDS encoding CDP-alcohol phosphatidyltransferase family protein encodes MTETYAETLRRLGSAQKGAARSAPAYSRFVNRKLGRVLAAWAYQRGLSPNAVTGISALFTFSGVALLALVPPSWTVGVVVSALLVLGYAWDSADGQVARLTGTGSAAGEWLDHVVDATKIAALPLALLVGSYRFTDVSDGWLLVPIANAVVGSALFFAMILTEQLRRAHGVVSQAATGGRSPWLRSVLVMPTDYGLLCLSFLLYGSTAAFLWVYAALTACTAGYLVLALRKWFVEVRELSRSRVPA; translated from the coding sequence ATGACCGAGACCTACGCCGAGACGCTGCGGCGGCTCGGCTCGGCGCAGAAGGGTGCCGCACGCAGCGCGCCCGCGTACTCGCGCTTCGTGAACCGCAAGCTCGGCCGGGTGCTCGCGGCGTGGGCGTACCAGCGCGGGCTCTCGCCCAACGCGGTGACCGGGATCAGCGCGCTCTTCACGTTCAGCGGCGTCGCGCTGCTGGCCCTGGTTCCGCCGTCGTGGACCGTGGGCGTCGTCGTGAGCGCCCTGCTCGTCCTGGGGTACGCGTGGGACTCCGCGGACGGTCAGGTCGCCCGCCTGACGGGGACGGGCAGCGCCGCCGGGGAGTGGCTCGACCACGTGGTCGACGCCACCAAGATCGCCGCACTGCCCCTCGCCCTGCTCGTGGGGAGCTACCGCTTCACCGACGTGTCCGACGGCTGGCTGCTGGTCCCGATCGCCAACGCGGTCGTCGGGTCGGCCCTGTTCTTCGCGATGATCCTCACGGAGCAGCTGCGCCGGGCGCACGGCGTCGTGTCGCAGGCGGCGACGGGCGGTCGCTCCCCGTGGCTGCGGTCCGTGCTCGTGATGCCGACGGACTACGGCCTCCTGTGCCTGAGCTTCCTGCTGTACGGCAGCACGGCGGCGTTCCTGTGGGTCTACGCCGCCCTGACCGCGTGCACCGCCGGCTACCTGGTCCTGGCCCTGCGCAAGTGGTTCGTCGAGGTGCGAGAGCTGTCGCGATCGCGCGTCCCGGCATGA
- a CDS encoding glycosyltransferase: MTSTGRTGVVVVNYGSHELLATNLAATVRSERGPRDDLIVVVVDSYRSDAERDQVRALAAASGWELVAPATNVGFGGGANLGVARAVELDATAVVVLNPDLAIAAGDLDTLVDRVRREPDALVAPRIVRPDGSPYALGTTDLVLHDGTMRASSRRPPGAEPDSYEEWLSGACLAFGAGLWARVGGFDEDYFLYWEDVDFSHRVLRAGGRLVVEHAATAVHDEGGTQDRRSARAKSETYYYYSIRNRMLFAARWLAPQTRRRWLRTAPTAARAVILQGGRRQLLTSVAPWRAGWRGVRDGIRLAREAGQPRRARNARTYASR; this comes from the coding sequence ATGACGTCGACCGGCCGGACCGGTGTGGTCGTCGTGAACTACGGCTCGCACGAGCTGCTCGCGACGAACCTCGCCGCCACCGTGCGGTCCGAGCGGGGGCCGCGGGACGACCTGATCGTCGTGGTGGTGGACAGCTACCGGAGCGACGCCGAGCGCGACCAGGTGCGGGCGCTCGCGGCAGCCTCCGGGTGGGAGCTGGTGGCGCCGGCCACCAACGTGGGCTTCGGCGGCGGCGCGAACCTGGGCGTCGCGCGCGCCGTCGAGCTGGACGCCACGGCCGTCGTCGTGCTCAACCCGGATCTCGCGATCGCTGCCGGCGACCTCGACACCCTGGTGGACCGCGTCCGGCGTGAACCGGACGCGCTCGTGGCGCCGCGGATCGTGCGACCCGACGGGTCGCCGTACGCGCTCGGGACCACGGACCTGGTGCTGCACGACGGGACCATGCGCGCCAGCTCGCGCCGGCCGCCGGGGGCCGAGCCCGACTCGTACGAGGAGTGGCTGTCCGGGGCGTGCCTCGCCTTCGGCGCGGGCCTGTGGGCGCGGGTGGGCGGCTTCGACGAGGACTACTTCCTCTACTGGGAGGACGTCGACTTCTCCCACCGGGTCCTGCGGGCCGGCGGACGGCTGGTCGTCGAGCACGCGGCCACGGCCGTGCACGACGAGGGGGGCACCCAGGACAGGCGGAGCGCACGCGCCAAGTCGGAGACGTACTACTACTACAGCATCCGGAACCGGATGCTCTTCGCCGCCCGCTGGCTCGCCCCGCAGACCCGTCGGCGGTGGCTCCGCACGGCGCCGACGGCCGCCCGCGCGGTGATCCTGCAGGGCGGCCGACGCCAGCTGCTCACGTCTGTCGCGCCGTGGCGCGCCGGGTGGCGCGGGGTGCGCGACGGCATCCGCCTGGCGCGGGAGGCGGGTCAGCCGCGACGCGCCCGCAACGCGCGAACGTACGCGTCGCGATGA
- a CDS encoding glycosyltransferase — protein MAPDRPIRVLQPFEKLLPTANPYIVMLHRALESTSGVEPLFFSYGRALRGGYDVVHLHWPETRLSGRTRPRRIVRRALAFAFLARVRLFRVPIVRTVHNLELPTGMTRLDYLYLRLVDRWTTLRIGLNETTPLPPGTPAVTVLLGHYRDWFAGAAHEEAQAGRIGYAGLVRRYKNVEGLVAAFVEAHAQDETLSLVVAGKPSTAELERDVRAAAAGDDAVTFDLRYLDDADLVRVVTSCELVALPFRHMHNSSTILLALSLDRPVLVPRNDANAAIAAEVGPGWIHMFDGDLSGRQLQDAVRAARLPRSDRPDLSRRGWAAVGTAHRDAYVRALRARRG, from the coding sequence GTGGCACCCGATCGACCGATCCGCGTCCTCCAGCCGTTCGAGAAGCTGCTGCCGACCGCCAACCCCTACATCGTCATGCTGCACCGGGCACTCGAGTCCACGTCGGGGGTCGAACCGCTGTTCTTCTCCTACGGTCGCGCGCTGCGGGGCGGCTACGACGTCGTCCACCTGCACTGGCCGGAGACGAGGCTCTCCGGTCGGACGCGTCCCCGCCGCATCGTGCGGCGCGCGCTGGCGTTCGCGTTCCTGGCGCGCGTCCGGCTGTTCCGGGTCCCGATCGTCCGCACGGTCCACAACCTCGAGCTGCCCACCGGGATGACCCGCCTCGACTACCTGTACCTGCGCCTGGTCGACCGGTGGACGACGCTGCGGATCGGGCTCAACGAGACCACCCCGCTGCCCCCGGGCACACCGGCCGTGACCGTCCTGCTCGGGCACTACCGCGACTGGTTCGCGGGCGCGGCGCACGAGGAGGCGCAGGCGGGGCGCATCGGCTACGCCGGGCTCGTCCGCCGGTACAAGAACGTCGAAGGGCTGGTCGCCGCGTTCGTAGAGGCGCACGCGCAGGACGAGACCCTCTCGCTGGTCGTGGCGGGCAAGCCGTCCACGGCCGAGCTCGAGCGCGACGTGCGCGCGGCCGCGGCGGGCGACGACGCCGTGACGTTCGACCTGCGCTACCTGGACGACGCGGACCTCGTGCGCGTGGTGACGTCCTGCGAGCTCGTCGCGCTGCCGTTCCGGCACATGCACAACTCCAGCACGATCCTGCTGGCCCTCTCGCTGGACCGTCCCGTGCTGGTGCCCAGGAACGACGCGAACGCCGCCATCGCCGCGGAGGTCGGCCCCGGCTGGATCCACATGTTCGACGGGGACCTGTCGGGCCGCCAGCTCCAGGACGCCGTGCGTGCCGCCCGGCTCCCGCGCTCCGACCGGCCCGACCTGTCCCGGCGCGGCTGGGCCGCCGTGGGCACGGCTCATCGCGACGCGTACGTTCGCGCGTTGCGGGCGCGTCGCGGCTGA
- a CDS encoding glycosyltransferase family 2 protein produces MGDASVRGRRSGTPRAAENATDGTAPGRGADLVDVTVAVLTFRRNEELATLLPLLVREIDALAATREPGFTTEVVVVDNDPARGAEHLVGAFRADRVRYAAEPTAGIAAARNRALSEAGRSRLLVFIDDDERPVEGWLTRIVGTHGELGPAAVAGPVRSRFEGDLDPWIEAGGFFRRVHNEHLRTGDRVPAAATNNLLLDMTVVRRHGLRFDESLGLSGGEDTLFTRALVAAGGTIVWCREAEVIDVVPAARMTRRFVLSRVYSHSNVSVGALLRLAGSPARRGAVRARYLVIGSGRTVLGAARAVAGTVVRRADLQASGMRLVARGAGSIVAVAGRRTEEYRRDQG; encoded by the coding sequence GTGGGTGACGCTAGCGTGCGCGGTCGACGCAGCGGGACGCCGCGAGCGGCTGAAAACGCCACCGACGGCACGGCCCCCGGTCGGGGCGCGGACCTCGTCGACGTCACGGTGGCCGTCCTGACCTTCCGCCGCAACGAGGAGCTCGCGACGCTCCTGCCGTTGCTCGTGCGGGAGATCGACGCGCTCGCCGCGACGCGCGAGCCGGGCTTCACGACGGAGGTCGTCGTCGTCGACAACGACCCGGCACGCGGTGCCGAGCACCTGGTCGGTGCCTTCCGCGCCGACCGCGTCCGGTACGCGGCCGAGCCGACGGCGGGGATCGCCGCGGCGCGCAACCGCGCGCTGAGCGAGGCGGGACGCTCCCGGCTCCTCGTGTTCATCGACGACGACGAGCGGCCGGTCGAGGGGTGGCTGACCCGGATCGTCGGCACGCACGGCGAGCTCGGTCCTGCGGCCGTCGCCGGACCGGTCCGCTCGCGGTTCGAGGGTGACCTCGACCCCTGGATCGAGGCGGGGGGCTTCTTCCGCCGGGTGCACAACGAGCACCTGCGCACGGGCGACCGGGTGCCCGCCGCAGCGACGAACAACCTGCTGCTCGACATGACGGTGGTGCGGCGCCACGGTCTCCGGTTCGACGAGTCGCTGGGCCTGTCGGGCGGCGAGGACACGCTCTTCACGCGCGCTCTCGTGGCGGCCGGAGGGACGATCGTGTGGTGCCGGGAGGCCGAGGTCATCGACGTCGTGCCCGCCGCCCGGATGACCCGACGGTTCGTCCTGAGCCGCGTCTACTCGCACTCGAACGTCTCGGTGGGCGCCCTGCTCCGGCTGGCCGGGAGCCCGGCGCGGCGGGGTGCCGTCCGTGCCCGGTACCTCGTGATCGGTTCCGGCCGGACCGTGCTCGGCGCGGCCCGTGCCGTGGCCGGTACCGTCGTCCGCCGTGCGGACCTCCAGGCCTCCGGCATGAGGCTCGTCGCGCGGGGCGCGGGGTCGATCGTCGCGGTCGCGGGCCGACGCACCGAGGAGTACCGCCGAGACCAGGGGTGA
- a CDS encoding lipopolysaccharide biosynthesis protein — translation MTTDLNRTASATRQVGSTAVAKVLVMGVTGVAGIVTSRLIIEHYGVDAFAQYGLLTALSSLLPFADLGIAAVLINVVASSANARTDPEVRRTITSALRILLVSASVIAGVSLLIGALGLWPTLLGDGLVPGDGSRAATLSMVVFALALPLAVGQRLLVASGQAAKATVISGLGSPIVLGVVALAVALTWSIGPYVAVVSYAANAVVAVVCLVVAARMLSPQVVAAAKDVPRLRSVRGVSVIHVAGPMLVQMVALPIAMQTDRLLLSHLAPTAELAQYNFGAQMFGLINATVGAAGVALWPIYARARANDQVRSPLRPTLVFGGVALGLGLLLWLVLPIATEVVTQGKITLTWPLVASFVLFVTFQALKFPSGMYMTDARGLRFQVLPILLMVPLNLALSWLLIAPLGAAGPVLGSTVAVLLCQVLPNAWYVRRDLGRRRLAAAAQLP, via the coding sequence ATGACGACCGATCTCAACCGCACGGCGTCAGCCACGCGGCAGGTCGGGTCCACCGCCGTGGCGAAGGTGCTCGTCATGGGCGTCACGGGCGTCGCCGGGATCGTGACGAGCCGGTTGATCATCGAGCACTACGGCGTCGACGCCTTCGCCCAGTACGGGTTGCTCACGGCGCTGTCGTCGCTGCTCCCGTTCGCGGACCTCGGCATCGCGGCCGTCCTGATCAACGTGGTGGCCTCGTCGGCGAACGCCCGGACCGACCCGGAGGTGCGCCGGACGATCACGTCGGCCCTGCGCATCCTGCTCGTCTCCGCCTCGGTGATCGCCGGTGTGAGCCTGCTCATCGGTGCGCTGGGCCTGTGGCCGACGTTGCTGGGCGACGGGCTGGTCCCCGGGGACGGGAGCCGCGCGGCGACGCTGAGCATGGTGGTGTTCGCCCTCGCGCTCCCGCTCGCGGTCGGTCAGCGGCTGCTGGTGGCGTCCGGGCAGGCGGCCAAGGCCACCGTGATCAGCGGCCTCGGCTCGCCGATCGTCCTCGGCGTGGTGGCGCTGGCGGTGGCGCTCACCTGGTCGATCGGTCCGTACGTCGCCGTCGTCTCGTACGCCGCGAACGCCGTGGTGGCCGTCGTGTGCCTCGTGGTCGCCGCCCGCATGCTGTCGCCCCAGGTGGTGGCGGCGGCGAAGGACGTCCCCCGCCTGCGGTCGGTGCGCGGGGTCAGCGTCATCCACGTCGCGGGCCCGATGCTGGTGCAGATGGTCGCGCTGCCCATCGCGATGCAGACCGACCGGCTGCTGCTCAGCCACCTCGCCCCGACCGCCGAGCTCGCCCAGTACAACTTCGGGGCGCAGATGTTCGGGCTGATCAACGCCACGGTCGGCGCGGCGGGCGTCGCGCTGTGGCCCATCTACGCGCGGGCGCGCGCCAACGACCAGGTGCGCAGCCCGCTACGGCCGACGCTCGTCTTCGGCGGGGTAGCGCTCGGCCTCGGCCTCCTGCTCTGGCTCGTCCTGCCGATCGCCACCGAGGTCGTGACGCAGGGCAAGATCACGCTCACCTGGCCGCTCGTGGCGAGCTTCGTGCTGTTCGTGACGTTCCAGGCGCTCAAGTTCCCGTCGGGCATGTACATGACGGACGCCCGCGGCCTGCGGTTCCAGGTCCTGCCCATCCTGCTCATGGTCCCGCTCAACCTGGCCCTGTCGTGGCTGCTCATCGCGCCGCTGGGCGCGGCCGGGCCGGTGCTGGGGTCGACGGTCGCCGTGCTGCTGTGCCAGGTGCTGCCCAACGCCTGGTACGTGCGGCGCGACCTGGGACGGCGGCGCCTGGCGGCTGCTGCTCAGCTGCCCTGA
- a CDS encoding glycosyltransferase family 4 protein gives MSAAAGDAVSAAAGDAVSAAAGDAVSAADAQGRLRVLVSAYACGPLEEPEAGAGWAFAVAAARHHDVWVVTRPRFRTAVEAALADDPELAARLRVRYLDLPDRIRALKRRSWDVYWYYAAWQRAFARLGRTLHDELRFDVVHHVTFANDWLPCGAAQIAGPALVWGPVGGASRLPVRRLAPWLGVRGTATELVRVVASGVPRRIWGDRAARRAALVVAQNPDVAERFGPHAPVTVHPNAAFGRLPAPVRDEPHTGPVAVFAARLLAWKGGRLAIDALARPEVSTWRLDVYGTGYELAALRRRAARRGVTDRVRFLGHRPRDEVLAAFAGADAMLFPSMHDQAGWVAAEASALGCPVVCLPLGGPPVLAGRNARVVDLDGDLVGNLARELVRALAEPGTPHDSWSADRLPALVDGWYAQAVRPGTGRQGS, from the coding sequence GTGAGCGCGGCGGCAGGCGACGCGGTGAGCGCGGCGGCAGGCGACGCGGTGAGCGCGGCGGCAGGCGACGCGGTGAGCGCGGCCGACGCACAGGGACGCCTGCGCGTCCTGGTCAGCGCCTACGCGTGCGGTCCGCTCGAGGAGCCCGAGGCCGGTGCGGGCTGGGCGTTCGCCGTGGCGGCCGCCCGGCACCACGACGTCTGGGTGGTCACCCGGCCACGGTTCCGGACGGCGGTCGAGGCGGCCCTCGCGGACGACCCCGAGCTGGCGGCGCGGCTCCGGGTCCGGTACCTCGACCTCCCCGACCGGATCAGGGCGCTCAAGCGCCGGTCCTGGGACGTCTACTGGTACTACGCGGCGTGGCAGCGGGCGTTCGCCCGACTCGGCCGCACGCTCCACGACGAGCTGCGCTTCGACGTGGTCCACCACGTGACGTTCGCCAACGACTGGCTGCCGTGCGGCGCCGCGCAGATCGCGGGGCCCGCCCTGGTCTGGGGTCCGGTCGGGGGCGCGTCACGCCTGCCCGTCCGCAGGCTCGCGCCCTGGCTCGGCGTGCGCGGCACCGCGACGGAGCTCGTCCGCGTCGTCGCGAGCGGCGTGCCGCGGCGGATCTGGGGCGACCGCGCGGCCCGCCGGGCGGCCCTCGTCGTGGCGCAGAACCCCGACGTGGCGGAGCGGTTCGGTCCCCACGCCCCCGTGACCGTGCACCCGAACGCCGCGTTCGGCCGGCTCCCGGCACCCGTGCGCGACGAGCCGCACACCGGCCCGGTGGCGGTCTTCGCCGCCCGGCTCCTGGCCTGGAAGGGCGGACGCCTCGCGATCGACGCGCTGGCCCGCCCCGAGGTCTCCACCTGGCGGCTCGACGTCTACGGCACCGGGTACGAGCTGGCGGCGCTGCGGCGGCGGGCGGCACGACGAGGGGTGACCGACCGCGTCCGTTTCCTCGGCCACCGGCCGCGCGACGAGGTGCTCGCGGCGTTCGCCGGCGCGGACGCCATGCTCTTCCCGTCCATGCACGACCAGGCCGGGTGGGTGGCCGCCGAGGCGAGCGCGCTCGGCTGTCCTGTCGTGTGCCTGCCGCTGGGTGGACCGCCGGTGCTGGCCGGCAGGAACGCGCGCGTCGTCGACCTCGACGGTGACCTCGTGGGCAACCTCGCGCGTGAGCTGGTCCGCGCACTGGCCGAGCCCGGCACCCCCCACGACTCCTGGTCGGCGGACCGGCTGCCCGCCCTCGTCGACGGGTGGTACGCGCAGGCCGTGCGACCCGGGACGGGCCGTCAGGGCAGCTGA
- a CDS encoding glycosyltransferase family 4 protein — MIVAHPSPDLYGSDLQLLASIEGFRDAGWAVTVTLPRTGPLVAHLLARGADVRITEFPVLSKSLLAPRRLPGLVVATVRALWTIRRDVVASGAAAVWVNTLTEPVWVLAARLARRQVVCHVHEAEEAQPWPVRALLAAPLLLAHRVVVNSAAARRALTQVLPALARRTELVYNGMEGPPDPLPAARRRPGQPFRIALVGRLSPRKGTDVALEAVALLRAGGADAVLDLFGDVFPGYEWFEDQLRRRADEADLRGAVRFHGYVNPVWVPLGEAHAVVVPSRAEPFGNVAVEAMLAERPVVASAVQGLTEIVTDGTGLLAPVDDAPALAGRLRELYDDPDRAAALAAAGLASARDRFGAGRYREQIAQVLGRTAARRQATR, encoded by the coding sequence GTGATCGTCGCTCACCCGTCACCCGACCTGTACGGCTCCGACCTGCAGCTCCTGGCGTCGATCGAGGGGTTCCGCGACGCGGGCTGGGCCGTGACCGTCACGCTCCCCCGCACCGGCCCGCTCGTCGCGCACCTCCTCGCCCGTGGCGCCGACGTCCGCATCACGGAGTTCCCCGTGCTGAGCAAGTCCCTGCTCGCGCCCCGGCGTCTGCCCGGGCTCGTCGTGGCGACCGTGCGGGCGCTGTGGACGATCCGCCGGGACGTCGTCGCCTCGGGGGCCGCCGCGGTGTGGGTGAACACGCTGACCGAGCCGGTGTGGGTCCTGGCCGCCCGGCTGGCCCGCCGGCAGGTCGTCTGCCACGTGCACGAGGCGGAGGAGGCGCAGCCGTGGCCGGTCCGGGCGCTGCTCGCCGCGCCCCTCCTGCTCGCCCACCGCGTGGTGGTCAACTCCGCCGCGGCCCGCCGCGCCCTGACGCAGGTGCTCCCGGCTCTCGCCCGTCGCACGGAGCTCGTCTACAACGGCATGGAAGGGCCGCCCGACCCCCTGCCCGCGGCACGTCGCCGTCCCGGTCAGCCGTTCCGCATCGCCCTGGTGGGGCGCCTGTCGCCCCGCAAGGGCACCGACGTGGCGCTCGAGGCGGTGGCCCTGCTGCGCGCCGGCGGCGCCGACGCCGTGCTCGACCTGTTCGGTGACGTCTTCCCGGGCTACGAGTGGTTCGAGGACCAGCTGCGGCGACGCGCCGACGAGGCCGATCTGCGGGGAGCCGTCCGGTTCCACGGCTACGTCAACCCCGTCTGGGTACCGCTCGGCGAGGCGCACGCGGTGGTCGTGCCGTCGCGGGCCGAGCCGTTCGGGAACGTCGCCGTCGAGGCCATGCTGGCCGAACGCCCCGTCGTCGCCTCCGCCGTGCAGGGCCTGACCGAGATCGTCACGGACGGGACCGGCCTGCTCGCGCCGGTGGACGACGCCCCCGCGCTGGCGGGCCGGCTCCGGGAGCTCTACGACGACCCGGACAGGGCTGCCGCGCTCGCGGCCGCGGGCCTGGCGTCCGCGCGGGACCGGTTCGGCGCGGGCCGGTACCGCGAGCAGATCGCCCAGGTGCTGGGACGCACCGCCGCGCGGCGGCAGGCGACGCGGTGA